The Deinococcus humi genome has a segment encoding these proteins:
- a CDS encoding alpha-ketoacid dehydrogenase subunit beta, which translates to MTATAARTETRTMTMVAAINDALDIALQQDDAVHIFGEDVGVMGGVFRATDGLQARYGAERVFDTPLAEAAIVGMGIGMGLAGLKPVAEIQFAGFLYPALDQVLSHLGRYRHRTRSRYHLPMVVRAPYGGGVHTPEQHADSPEAILAHTPGIKVVIPSTPADAKGLLLSAINDPDPVFFFEAIKLYRSVKEDVPVGDYRVPLGKARIVTVGDDVTVICYGGMVEVAQKAAAAAKTAGIGVEVIDLRTLVPLDTDTILASVQKTGRVVVVTEAPRTGGFHSEISATIAEEAIEFLRAPIIRVTGFDAPYPPFTAIEDVYRPNAVRVARAIKAAMGY; encoded by the coding sequence ATGACCGCCACCGCAGCCAGAACCGAGACCCGGACCATGACGATGGTGGCCGCCATCAACGACGCGCTGGACATCGCGCTGCAGCAGGACGACGCGGTGCATATCTTCGGCGAGGACGTGGGCGTGATGGGCGGCGTGTTCCGGGCCACAGACGGCCTCCAGGCCAGATACGGTGCTGAGCGTGTCTTCGACACCCCGCTGGCCGAGGCCGCGATCGTGGGGATGGGCATCGGCATGGGACTGGCGGGCTTGAAGCCAGTCGCGGAAATCCAGTTTGCGGGCTTTCTATACCCGGCGCTCGATCAGGTGCTATCCCATCTGGGACGCTACCGCCACCGCACCCGCAGCCGCTACCACCTGCCGATGGTGGTCCGTGCCCCTTATGGCGGCGGCGTGCACACTCCCGAACAGCACGCCGACAGCCCGGAGGCCATCCTGGCGCACACTCCCGGCATCAAGGTGGTCATTCCCAGCACCCCTGCCGATGCCAAGGGGCTGCTGCTCTCGGCCATCAATGATCCGGACCCGGTGTTCTTCTTCGAGGCCATCAAGCTGTACCGCAGCGTCAAGGAAGACGTTCCAGTGGGTGATTACCGCGTCCCGCTGGGCAAGGCTCGCATTGTGACCGTGGGCGACGACGTGACCGTGATTTGCTACGGCGGCATGGTGGAGGTGGCGCAGAAAGCCGCCGCCGCCGCGAAGACCGCCGGAATCGGCGTGGAGGTCATCGACCTGCGGACGCTGGTGCCGCTGGACACCGATACGATTCTGGCCAGCGTGCAGAAGACGGGCCGGGTGGTGGTGGTGACCGAAGCGCCGCGCACTGGAGGCTTCCACAGCGAGATCAGCGCCACGATTGCCGAGGAGGCCATCGAGTTTCTGCGCGCCCCGATCATCCGCGTGACCGGCTTCGACGCGCCCTACCCACCGTTTACGGCCATCGAGGACGTCTACCGCCCCAACGCGGTGCGGGTGGCACGGGCGATCAAGGCGGCCATGGGATACTGA
- the pdhA gene encoding pyruvate dehydrogenase (acetyl-transferring) E1 component subunit alpha, whose translation MFQLIAPDGTVTGAGELPDPETRLRLYHQMRRARHFDERGWVLYRQGRLGVFPPFGGMEASQVGTAAALSADDWLFPTYRDTGAALTLGLPIARTLAYWRTSPHGWSMPENLKVLPFYIPIATQYPHAVGAALAEKRKGTKNVAMAYIGDGGSSEGDFHEALNFAGALDAPCVFILQNNGWAISVPTRTQTKATNLSRRAEGYGIPGVRVDGNDVLATYHVTREAVERARRGEGPTLIETVTYRVKPHTVADDPSRYRTDADNEGWDAKDPVLRLKAHLMNEGLMTEDSEAALLKEVADEFEAALQEADAYPDPQPAEILDHVFAEPTPQLRRQREQILSEENA comes from the coding sequence ATGTTCCAGCTCATCGCGCCGGACGGCACGGTCACGGGCGCGGGCGAACTCCCTGATCCCGAGACCCGCCTTCGCCTCTACCACCAGATGCGCCGGGCGCGGCATTTCGACGAGCGCGGCTGGGTGCTGTACCGCCAGGGCCGCCTGGGCGTGTTTCCGCCGTTCGGAGGCATGGAGGCCAGCCAAGTGGGCACCGCCGCCGCCCTGAGCGCCGATGACTGGCTGTTTCCCACGTACCGTGACACCGGGGCGGCCCTGACGCTGGGCCTGCCCATCGCGCGGACGCTGGCGTACTGGCGCACTTCGCCGCACGGCTGGTCGATGCCCGAGAACCTGAAAGTGCTGCCGTTCTACATCCCGATTGCCACCCAGTATCCACACGCGGTGGGCGCGGCCCTGGCCGAGAAACGCAAGGGCACGAAGAACGTGGCGATGGCCTACATTGGCGACGGGGGCAGCAGCGAGGGTGACTTTCACGAGGCGCTGAATTTCGCGGGGGCGCTGGACGCTCCCTGCGTGTTCATTCTTCAGAACAACGGCTGGGCCATCAGCGTGCCGACGCGCACGCAGACCAAGGCCACCAACCTGTCCAGGCGTGCCGAGGGCTACGGCATTCCCGGCGTGCGGGTGGACGGCAACGACGTCCTGGCGACGTATCACGTCACCCGCGAGGCGGTGGAGCGGGCGCGCCGGGGCGAGGGACCCACCCTGATCGAGACGGTGACCTACCGGGTCAAGCCCCACACGGTGGCCGACGATCCCAGCCGCTACCGCACCGACGCCGATAATGAGGGCTGGGACGCCAAGGATCCGGTGCTGAGGCTCAAGGCCCATCTGATGAACGAGGGGCTGATGACCGAGGACTCTGAAGCGGCGCTGCTGAAGGAGGTGGCCGACGAGTTCGAGGCCGCCTTGCAGGAGGCCGACGCCTACCCGGACCCCCAACCCGCCGAGATTCTGGACCATGTGTTTGCCGAGCCGACGCCGCAGTTGAGGCGGCAGCGCGAGCAGATTCTAAGCGAGGAGAACGCATGA
- a CDS encoding DUF4384 domain-containing protein produces the protein MNPFRLPIKSTLPKLAVGLSVALAAGLCGPAHAAPKISAQSIIVNPVPTTVDVKVWTDRDSSGTHTPSYQPGDRIRLYASVSQDAYVYLFNVDPNGRVDLILPNKYQGGANFLKANTVKVFPEAGDPFTFDIAAPYGLNKVLALASKTPLNLDQIATFKSAQNSFADVSVKGQQGLAQALSIVVTPVPQNTWDSATAFYQVVARRAAIPALPTQPGNPWGNARKWQVVVGVPSDLRALHDSYAARLKAEGYVQTKLKVKNDEIESEYRRGDDEAELQVKRKGSGVEIKLERD, from the coding sequence ATGAATCCTTTCCGCTTGCCCATCAAATCCACGCTGCCCAAGCTTGCCGTCGGCCTCAGCGTTGCGCTGGCGGCTGGCCTGTGCGGACCCGCCCACGCCGCACCCAAGATCAGCGCCCAGAGCATCATCGTGAATCCGGTGCCGACGACCGTGGACGTCAAGGTCTGGACGGACCGCGACAGCAGCGGCACCCACACCCCGTCGTACCAGCCCGGTGATCGGATCCGCCTGTACGCCAGCGTGTCGCAGGACGCCTACGTGTACTTGTTCAACGTCGACCCCAACGGACGGGTGGATCTGATCCTGCCCAACAAGTACCAGGGCGGCGCGAACTTCCTGAAAGCCAACACCGTCAAAGTGTTCCCGGAAGCGGGCGATCCCTTCACCTTCGACATCGCCGCGCCATACGGCCTGAACAAGGTGCTGGCCCTGGCGAGCAAGACGCCGCTGAATCTGGACCAGATCGCCACCTTCAAGAGCGCCCAGAACAGCTTTGCCGACGTGAGCGTCAAGGGGCAGCAGGGCCTGGCGCAGGCGCTGAGCATCGTGGTCACGCCCGTGCCGCAGAACACCTGGGACAGCGCCACGGCGTTCTATCAGGTGGTGGCCCGCCGCGCGGCAATCCCTGCGCTGCCCACCCAGCCCGGCAATCCCTGGGGTAACGCCCGCAAATGGCAGGTTGTGGTGGGCGTTCCTTCTGACCTGCGGGCCCTGCATGACAGCTACGCGGCCCGCCTGAAGGCCGAGGGCTACGTGCAGACCAAACTAAAGGTCAAGAACGACGAGATTGAGAGCGAGTACCGCCGCGGCGACGACGAGGCCGAACTGCAGGTCAAGCGTAAGGGGAGCGGCGTGGAGATCAAGCTCGAACGCGATTGA
- the carB gene encoding carbamoyl-phosphate synthase large subunit — MPKRTDLNTILILGSGPIQIGQAAEFDYSGTQALKALKKEGYRVVLVNSNPATIMTDPDLADATYLEPLTPEFVEKVIAREKPDALLPTLGGQTALNLAMQLHERGTLAKYGVELIGAGVEAINKGEDRELFQAAMKKIGVETARGKMVHSMEEATEYQKEIGLPIVIRPSFTLGGTGGGIAHTYEDFLKITEGGLRDSPVTSVLLEESILGWKEYELEVMRDTADTVIIITSIENFDPMGVHTGDSITVAPAQTLSDVEYQRLRDQSLAIIREIGVATGGSNIQFSVNPVDGRVIVIEMNPRVSRSSALASKATGFPIAKIAALLAVGYTLDELPNDITRVTPAAFEPSIDYVVTKIPRFAFEKFPGTSDHLGTQMRSVGEVMAIGRTFKESLQKALRSVESDVRGAYAAMSPDELRALLYPNPRRLEAVIELLRRGETVEQLFDATKIDPWFLGQLREIVAAESEILELGPIGEWKYEYWREVKRLGFSDARIGEIVGLSELDVRALRKEARATPVYKTVDTCAAEFEAHTPYHYSTYEWEDEVTPTEKPKVIILGSGPNRIGQGVEFDYATVHAVWALQEAGYETIMINSNPETVSTDYDTADRLYFEPLTFEDVMNIVDHEQPVGVIVQLGGQTPLKLARRLEAAGAPIIGTSPDAIDEAEDRASFNALCERLGLPQPRGLVAKTPDEAQALAEKLGFPLMARPSYVLGGRAMRTVRSMTELTTYLDEVYAAVEGQPSILLDQFLEGALELDVDTLCDGQRAVVAGIMEHVEAAGVHSGDSACVLPPVSLSEELLARVKADTERLALELGVKGLMNVQWAVKDDVAYILEANPRASRTVPFVSKAVNHPLAKSAARIAVGHTLEQIGLLETPVPAMYSIKEVHLPFLKFAGVLPVLGPEMKSTGESMGIDADPYLAFYRAQLGAKSNLSLSGTALLLGDGLDDVATTLEGAGLKVIHAQDGDRLPDLLIDVTGSRLLRTALERGVPIVSTREAAEWTAKAIAGAVQAGELDVTSLQEWVKG; from the coding sequence ATGCCCAAGCGTACTGACCTGAACACGATCCTAATTCTCGGCAGCGGCCCCATCCAGATCGGGCAGGCCGCCGAGTTCGACTATTCCGGGACGCAGGCGCTCAAGGCGCTGAAAAAGGAAGGCTACCGGGTGGTGCTGGTCAACAGCAACCCGGCGACCATCATGACCGATCCCGACCTGGCCGACGCGACGTACCTGGAGCCGCTGACGCCGGAGTTCGTGGAGAAGGTGATTGCCAGGGAAAAACCCGACGCCCTGCTGCCCACGCTGGGCGGTCAGACGGCGCTGAACCTGGCGATGCAGCTGCACGAGCGCGGCACGCTTGCGAAGTACGGTGTGGAGCTGATCGGTGCGGGCGTGGAGGCCATCAACAAGGGTGAGGACCGCGAACTGTTCCAGGCCGCCATGAAGAAGATCGGCGTGGAGACGGCGCGCGGCAAGATGGTCCACAGTATGGAAGAGGCCACCGAGTACCAGAAGGAAATTGGCCTCCCCATCGTGATCCGGCCCTCCTTCACTCTCGGCGGGACGGGCGGCGGCATCGCGCACACCTACGAGGACTTCCTGAAGATCACCGAGGGCGGCCTGCGCGACAGCCCGGTCACTTCCGTGCTGCTGGAAGAGAGCATCCTGGGCTGGAAGGAATACGAACTGGAGGTGATGCGCGACACCGCCGACACGGTGATCATCATCACCAGCATCGAGAACTTCGACCCGATGGGCGTGCATACCGGCGACAGCATCACGGTGGCGCCGGCCCAGACCCTCAGCGACGTGGAATACCAGCGGCTGCGCGATCAGTCGCTGGCAATCATCCGCGAGATCGGCGTGGCGACGGGGGGCAGCAACATCCAGTTCTCGGTCAACCCGGTCGACGGGCGCGTGATCGTGATCGAGATGAACCCGCGCGTGTCGCGCAGCTCGGCGCTGGCGAGCAAGGCGACCGGCTTCCCGATTGCCAAGATCGCCGCGCTGCTGGCGGTGGGCTACACCCTCGACGAACTGCCCAACGACATCACCCGCGTCACGCCTGCCGCCTTTGAACCCAGCATTGACTACGTGGTGACGAAGATTCCGCGCTTCGCCTTCGAGAAATTTCCCGGCACCTCCGATCACCTGGGCACCCAGATGCGCTCGGTGGGCGAGGTTATGGCGATTGGCCGCACCTTCAAGGAGTCGCTGCAAAAGGCCCTGCGAAGCGTGGAAAGTGACGTGCGCGGGGCCTACGCCGCCATGTCGCCGGACGAACTGCGCGCCCTGCTGTACCCCAACCCGCGCCGACTGGAAGCGGTGATTGAGCTGCTGCGGCGCGGCGAGACCGTGGAACAGCTGTTTGACGCCACCAAGATTGACCCGTGGTTCCTGGGGCAACTGCGCGAGATCGTGGCCGCCGAGAGCGAGATCCTGGAACTGGGACCGATCGGGGAGTGGAAGTACGAGTACTGGCGCGAGGTCAAACGGCTGGGGTTCAGTGACGCCCGCATCGGCGAGATCGTGGGCCTGAGCGAACTGGACGTGCGTGCCCTGCGTAAGGAGGCCCGCGCCACCCCGGTCTACAAGACGGTGGACACCTGCGCCGCCGAGTTCGAGGCGCACACGCCGTACCACTACTCCACCTACGAGTGGGAGGACGAGGTCACGCCCACCGAAAAGCCCAAGGTGATCATTCTGGGCAGCGGTCCCAACCGTATCGGGCAGGGTGTGGAATTCGATTACGCCACCGTCCACGCCGTCTGGGCCTTGCAGGAAGCGGGCTACGAGACGATCATGATCAACTCCAACCCGGAGACGGTCAGCACCGACTACGACACGGCGGACCGGCTGTACTTCGAGCCGCTGACCTTCGAGGACGTGATGAACATCGTCGATCACGAGCAGCCCGTGGGCGTGATCGTGCAACTGGGCGGGCAGACGCCGCTGAAGCTGGCGCGGCGGCTGGAAGCGGCGGGCGCCCCGATCATCGGCACCAGTCCCGACGCCATCGACGAGGCCGAGGACCGCGCCAGCTTCAATGCGCTGTGCGAACGCCTGGGCCTGCCGCAGCCGCGCGGACTGGTGGCGAAGACTCCGGATGAGGCGCAGGCTCTGGCCGAGAAACTGGGCTTTCCCCTGATGGCCCGCCCCAGTTACGTGCTGGGGGGCCGCGCCATGCGGACGGTGCGCAGCATGACCGAGCTGACCACCTATCTGGACGAGGTGTACGCCGCCGTGGAAGGGCAACCCAGCATCCTCCTCGATCAGTTCCTAGAAGGGGCGCTGGAACTGGACGTGGACACGCTATGCGATGGCCAGCGCGCGGTGGTGGCCGGGATCATGGAGCACGTCGAGGCCGCCGGGGTTCATAGTGGCGACAGCGCCTGCGTGCTGCCTCCGGTCAGTCTGAGCGAGGAACTGCTGGCCCGCGTGAAGGCCGACACCGAGCGGCTGGCGCTGGAACTGGGCGTGAAGGGGCTGATGAACGTGCAGTGGGCGGTCAAGGACGACGTGGCGTACATCCTGGAAGCCAACCCGCGCGCGAGCCGCACCGTGCCCTTCGTGAGCAAGGCCGTGAACCACCCCCTGGCCAAGAGTGCCGCCCGTATTGCCGTGGGTCACACGCTGGAGCAGATCGGTCTGTTGGAAACCCCGGTGCCCGCCATGTACAGCATCAAGGAGGTTCACCTGCCCTTCCTGAAGTTCGCGGGCGTGCTGCCGGTCCTGGGGCCGGAGATGAAAAGCACCGGCGAGAGCATGGGCATCGACGCGGACCCGTACCTGGCGTTCTACCGGGCGCAACTGGGGGCCAAGAGCAACCTGTCCCTAAGCGGCACCGCCTTGCTGCTAGGCGATGGTCTGGACGACGTTGCAACCACGCTGGAGGGTGCGGGCCTCAAGGTGATCCACGCACAAGACGGCGACAGGTTGCCCGACCTGCTGATTGACGTGACCGGAAGCCGCCTCCTGAGAACGGCGCTGGAACGGGGCGTGCCCATCGTGAGTACGCGCGAGGCCGCCGAGTGGACGGCGAAGGCGATTGCCGGAGCTGTGCAGGCTGGCGAACTGGACGTAACGAGCTTGCAGGAGTGGGTCAAGGGCTGA
- the pgi gene encoding glucose-6-phosphate isomerase → MTTLLTELPAWTALTEHHRMMNDTLLVDLFANDDRRGERLNAEGAGLYLDYSKNRVTDETLELLLNLARETGVEQKRDAMFAGERINVTENRAVLHTALRQPAGATVMVDGRNVVPDVHEVLGRMATFADSVRGGQWLGFTGRPIRNIVNIGIGGSDLGPVMAYEALKHYAQRDLTVRFVSNVDGTDLVEKTRDLNPEETLFIVSSKTFTTQETMANAASARAWLLSALKDGAAVARHFVAVSTNADAVQGFGIDTANMFGFWDWVGGRYSMDSAIGLSVMLAIGPDGFSELLAGFHDMDEHFRSAPLEKNLPVLMGMLGVWYNNFFDAQSHAVLPYDQYLQYFPAYLQQLDMESNGKHITLDGQAVNYQTGQVIWGQPGTNGQHAFYQLIHQGTKLIPCDFIGFCQTLNPLPTPDGPPHHDLLMANVFAQTEALAFGKSLDAVLAEGVDEALAPHRVFDGNRPTNTLLADRLTPRTLGALIALYEHKVFVQGAVWNINSFDQWGVELGKVLAGKIVPELNAGAEPKLEHDSSTNTLIRRYRERR, encoded by the coding sequence ATGACCACCCTACTGACAGAATTGCCCGCCTGGACAGCTTTGACCGAGCATCACCGGATGATGAACGACACCCTGCTGGTGGACCTATTCGCCAATGACGATCGGCGCGGCGAACGCCTGAACGCTGAGGGAGCGGGCCTTTACCTGGACTACAGCAAGAACCGTGTGACGGACGAGACGCTGGAGCTGCTGCTGAACCTGGCGCGTGAGACCGGGGTGGAGCAAAAACGCGACGCCATGTTCGCCGGTGAGCGCATCAACGTGACCGAGAACCGCGCTGTGCTGCACACCGCCCTGCGTCAGCCAGCAGGCGCGACCGTCATGGTGGATGGCCGGAACGTCGTCCCGGACGTTCACGAGGTCCTGGGCCGCATGGCAACCTTTGCCGACTCCGTTCGTGGCGGGCAGTGGCTGGGCTTCACCGGCAGGCCTATCAGGAACATCGTGAACATCGGGATCGGGGGCAGCGATCTGGGGCCGGTGATGGCATATGAGGCGCTGAAGCACTACGCCCAGCGTGACCTGACCGTGCGCTTCGTGTCCAACGTGGACGGCACCGATCTGGTGGAAAAGACCCGAGATCTGAACCCCGAGGAAACGCTGTTCATCGTGAGTTCCAAGACCTTCACCACGCAGGAGACGATGGCGAACGCGGCCTCGGCCCGCGCGTGGCTGCTCTCGGCGCTGAAGGACGGGGCCGCCGTCGCCCGGCATTTCGTCGCCGTGTCCACCAACGCCGACGCCGTGCAGGGCTTCGGCATCGACACCGCCAACATGTTCGGCTTCTGGGACTGGGTGGGTGGGCGCTACAGCATGGACAGCGCGATTGGCCTGAGCGTGATGCTCGCCATCGGCCCAGACGGTTTCTCGGAACTGCTCGCGGGCTTCCACGACATGGACGAGCATTTCCGCAGCGCGCCGCTGGAGAAAAATCTTCCGGTGCTGATGGGCATGCTGGGCGTCTGGTACAACAACTTCTTCGACGCGCAGTCTCACGCCGTGCTGCCATATGACCAGTACCTGCAATACTTTCCGGCCTACCTGCAACAGCTGGACATGGAAAGCAATGGCAAGCACATCACCCTGGACGGGCAGGCGGTGAACTACCAGACCGGCCAGGTGATCTGGGGGCAGCCGGGCACCAACGGTCAGCATGCCTTCTATCAATTGATCCACCAGGGGACCAAGCTGATCCCGTGCGACTTCATCGGCTTCTGCCAGACCCTCAACCCGCTGCCCACGCCGGACGGCCCGCCCCACCACGACCTGCTGATGGCGAACGTCTTCGCACAGACCGAGGCCCTGGCCTTTGGCAAGTCGCTGGACGCCGTGCTGGCCGAGGGTGTGGACGAGGCGCTGGCCCCGCACCGGGTTTTTGATGGCAACCGTCCCACCAACACCCTGCTGGCCGACCGGCTCACGCCGCGCACGCTGGGCGCGCTGATCGCGCTGTACGAACACAAGGTCTTCGTGCAAGGCGCTGTGTGGAACATCAATTCCTTCGATCAGTGGGGCGTGGAGCTGGGCAAGGTGCTGGCGGGCAAGATCGTGCCGGAGCTGAACGCGGGCGCGGAACCGAAGCTGGAGCATGACTCTTCCACGAACACGTTGATCAGGCGATACCGGGAACGTCGGTAG
- a CDS encoding phosphotransferase — translation MSAEPELDPRRLLEALRLNYGLRLENATFVPLGTAPAYRAEGPSGRFFVKLLPDTPYGRAASARIRVEMPLLRALREEQILPRVPQPLRALDGAQLATVGGAEVAVYDWIDAVNLSSAWEAALPELAPLLGRLHGGTPQLMGRVGTLPMPPEDFGLPFMAELSDDLRALRGLRPNARPALHELRALLTPYDEHLQHLLALALKSQKVIRSQPYDPVVCHTDAHGGNVMRDAAGELWVIDWESARLAPPEHDLWMLHSRLPEILPVYEAARGRRIRLDVEVLAFYFYRRVLEDLAVDVAAMRRGHARPEDDAENLRIIRDFVLPAASRVEEECQALTARL, via the coding sequence GTGAGCGCTGAACCTGAACTCGATCCTCGCCGTCTTCTTGAGGCGTTGCGGCTGAACTATGGGCTGAGGCTGGAAAACGCCACCTTTGTGCCCCTCGGCACAGCTCCCGCTTACCGCGCCGAGGGGCCGAGTGGGCGCTTCTTTGTCAAACTGCTGCCCGACACGCCGTATGGCCGGGCTGCCAGCGCCAGAATCCGGGTCGAAATGCCGCTGCTGCGGGCGCTGCGCGAAGAACAGATTCTGCCCCGGGTTCCCCAGCCGCTGCGGGCGCTGGACGGAGCACAGCTGGCCACCGTCGGGGGCGCTGAGGTGGCTGTGTACGACTGGATCGATGCCGTGAATCTCTCATCTGCCTGGGAGGCGGCGCTGCCTGAACTCGCACCGCTGTTGGGCCGCCTGCACGGGGGAACGCCGCAGCTCATGGGCCGTGTAGGCACGCTGCCCATGCCGCCGGAGGACTTCGGGTTGCCCTTCATGGCCGAGTTGAGCGACGACCTGCGAGCCTTGAGGGGGCTCAGACCGAATGCACGCCCCGCCCTGCACGAGTTGCGAGCGTTGCTGACCCCCTATGACGAGCATCTCCAGCATCTCCTGGCTCTCGCACTTAAGAGCCAGAAGGTGATTCGTTCTCAGCCGTATGACCCCGTGGTCTGCCATACCGACGCGCACGGTGGCAACGTGATGCGGGACGCGGCGGGTGAGCTGTGGGTGATCGACTGGGAAAGCGCGCGCCTGGCTCCCCCTGAACATGACCTGTGGATGCTTCACTCCCGGCTGCCCGAGATCTTGCCCGTGTATGAGGCGGCGCGGGGCCGCCGAATCCGGCTGGACGTGGAGGTCCTCGCGTTCTATTTCTACCGCCGTGTGCTGGAAGACCTGGCCGTGGATGTGGCCGCGATGCGGCGTGGCCACGCCCGGCCAGAGGATGACGCCGAGAACCTGCGGATCATCCGTGATTTCGTTCTGCCTGCCGCGTCGCGCGTCGAGGAGGAGTGTCAGGCGTTGACAGCCCGCCTCTGA
- the dinB gene encoding DNA polymerase IV, with protein sequence MSTTRKIIHVDMDAFYASVEGRDDARLRGRPLAVAWGGRRSVVLTASYEARPYGVRSAMPLYRALERCPDLLVVPPRFEAYREVSTQIRAVFARYTALVEPLSLDEAYLDVTEPLRGGPSATRIAGAIRADIRAETGLTATAGVSVNKFLAKLASGMNKPNGLTVLLPHEVDGLLASLPVGDFHGIGPATAARLAARGIHTGADLRAASPEELAAQFGKKGEHFWRIAHGLDDRPVEADRPHKSIGAEETYSDDLRSVEAVLERLPVLSEAVERRLARAGLAGRTVVLKLKFSDRAIVTRRVTLPAPVHFAPELARAAAHSLTPELLSGRGVRLAGITAAGLCGVGERVGQPGLFD encoded by the coding sequence ATGTCCACCACGCGCAAGATCATTCATGTGGACATGGACGCCTTCTACGCCTCGGTAGAGGGGCGCGACGACGCGCGCCTGCGGGGGCGTCCGCTGGCGGTGGCCTGGGGTGGGCGGCGCAGCGTGGTCTTGACCGCCAGTTACGAGGCCCGGCCCTACGGCGTCCGCAGCGCCATGCCGCTGTACCGGGCGCTGGAACGTTGCCCGGACCTGCTGGTGGTGCCGCCCCGTTTTGAGGCCTACCGCGAGGTCAGCACCCAGATTCGCGCGGTGTTTGCCCGCTACACGGCGCTGGTGGAGCCGCTCTCGCTGGACGAGGCGTATCTGGATGTGACCGAGCCCCTGCGCGGCGGCCCCAGCGCCACCCGTATTGCCGGGGCCATCCGTGCCGATATCCGCGCGGAGACGGGCTTGACCGCCACGGCAGGCGTCAGCGTCAATAAGTTCCTCGCCAAGCTCGCCAGTGGTATGAACAAGCCCAATGGACTGACTGTGCTGCTGCCGCACGAGGTGGATGGCCTGCTGGCCTCCCTACCCGTGGGCGATTTTCACGGCATCGGCCCGGCCACTGCCGCCAGGCTGGCCGCGCGGGGCATCCACACCGGGGCGGACCTGCGCGCCGCCTCGCCTGAAGAGCTTGCGGCGCAGTTTGGCAAAAAGGGCGAGCACTTCTGGCGCATTGCCCACGGCCTGGATGACCGCCCGGTGGAGGCAGACCGCCCCCACAAGAGCATCGGCGCGGAGGAGACCTACAGTGACGACCTGAGGAGCGTGGAGGCCGTTCTGGAGCGCCTCCCCGTGCTGTCGGAGGCGGTGGAGCGGCGGCTGGCGCGGGCCGGACTGGCCGGGCGCACCGTGGTCCTGAAGCTCAAGTTCAGCGACCGCGCCATCGTCACCCGCCGCGTGACGCTGCCTGCCCCGGTCCACTTTGCCCCCGAACTGGCCCGCGCTGCGGCGCACTCGCTGACGCCGGAACTGCTGTCCGGGCGGGGGGTGAGGCTGGCCGGAATCACGGCGGCGGGCCTGTGCGGCGTGGGTGAGCGGGTGGGCCAGCCAGGGTTGTTCGATTGA